One Salinisphaera sp. T31B1 DNA window includes the following coding sequences:
- a CDS encoding peroxiredoxin, which translates to MSLRLGDTAPDFTADTTEGQINFHKWLGDGWGMLMSHPADFTPVCTTELGAVGGLKEQFAKRDTKAIVVSVDSVEDHKLWSSDIEETQGCAVNFPIIGDADRKVAELYGMIHPNAGDTSTVRSVFIIDPNKKIRMTLTYPKSAGRNFDEILRVIDSLQLTDNYKVTTPANWQDGDDVIVSPALSNEEAEKLFPAGWNELKPYLRMTKQPNK; encoded by the coding sequence ATGAGTTTACGTCTAGGCGATACCGCCCCCGACTTCACGGCGGATACTACAGAAGGCCAGATCAATTTCCACAAATGGCTCGGCGACGGCTGGGGCATGTTGATGTCGCATCCGGCGGATTTCACGCCGGTCTGCACCACCGAGCTGGGCGCGGTCGGCGGCCTCAAGGAACAGTTCGCCAAGCGCGACACTAAAGCCATCGTGGTATCGGTGGACTCGGTGGAGGATCACAAGCTTTGGTCGAGCGATATCGAGGAAACCCAGGGCTGCGCCGTGAATTTCCCGATTATCGGTGATGCGGATCGCAAGGTCGCCGAACTCTACGGCATGATCCACCCCAACGCCGGGGACACGTCCACCGTGCGCTCAGTGTTCATCATCGATCCGAACAAGAAGATCCGCATGACGCTGACTTATCCGAAGAGCGCCGGGCGCAACTTCGATGAGATCCTGCGTGTGATCGACTCGCTGCAGCTGACCGACAATTACAAGGTGACCACGCCGGCGAACTGGCAGGACGGCGACGACGTGATCGTATCGCCCGCGCTGTCCAACGAGGAGGCCGAAAAACTCTTCCCCGCCGGCTGGAACGAACTCAAGCCCTATCTGCGCATGACCAAGCAGCCCAACAAGTAA
- a CDS encoding multicopper oxidase family protein, producing the protein MTTIDLKRRMLLRSVGGLAGITVLAPTALLTAYHDTAVAGTNRDGAAHYGLENGPFDVDIRLRAQPHTAPILPGTPSEVWRYTAELRNGPADTITPVGGSYTGPLIRLRRGQRFHARLENGLPEDTTVHWHGLHVPSDVDGQPRLPIKPGEAMTVAFDVVDRAGLYWYHPHPHGPNGGRVGFQSYAGLAGPLVIEDEAERALGLPAGEREMFLVIQDRSFAGDNELTYLDSGMGTMMTRMRGFLGDRILVNGQPDTAREVATRPYRLRILNGSNSRIYKLAWSDGRPMTVLGTDGGLLGAPRQYPFVTLAPAQRIDLWVDLSANEPGDELHLLSDSYQAGMMGDGMGDGCKRGSRRGGRMGNMMGGSELPAGARFDILPLRVTRRERGNERLPKRLAEDLQAPPVERDAPVRRFKLSMVMMRGFAINGRQFEGATVADDEIVHLGSTEVWEFVNDSMMPHPMHVHGLQFAVVGREQIGGGRGWSGLAAGLVDSGLHDTVLVLPGERVRIALTFADFEGLYLYHCHNMEHEDNGMMRYYRVRA; encoded by the coding sequence ATGACGACGATCGACCTGAAACGCCGCATGCTGTTGCGGTCCGTGGGCGGCCTCGCGGGTATCACCGTTTTGGCGCCCACAGCCCTATTGACGGCATATCACGACACAGCAGTCGCAGGTACAAATCGCGATGGCGCGGCTCATTACGGCCTCGAAAACGGCCCGTTCGACGTCGACATCCGGCTGCGTGCGCAGCCGCACACGGCGCCCATTCTCCCCGGGACGCCCAGCGAGGTCTGGCGCTATACGGCCGAGCTGCGCAACGGTCCCGCGGATACCATCACCCCGGTGGGCGGCAGCTACACCGGCCCGTTGATCCGGCTGCGCCGCGGCCAGCGTTTCCACGCCCGGCTGGAGAACGGCCTGCCGGAGGACACCACCGTGCATTGGCACGGCCTGCACGTGCCGTCGGATGTGGATGGCCAGCCGCGGCTGCCGATCAAGCCCGGCGAGGCGATGACTGTCGCCTTCGATGTCGTCGATCGCGCTGGGCTGTATTGGTACCACCCGCATCCACACGGCCCTAATGGTGGCCGAGTCGGCTTTCAATCCTATGCCGGGCTGGCCGGGCCGCTGGTCATCGAGGACGAGGCTGAACGCGCGCTCGGCCTGCCGGCCGGGGAGCGGGAAATGTTCCTGGTCATCCAGGACCGCAGTTTCGCCGGCGACAACGAGTTGACCTATCTCGACAGCGGCATGGGCACCATGATGACCCGCATGCGCGGCTTCCTCGGCGACCGCATCCTGGTCAACGGACAACCGGATACGGCACGCGAAGTCGCCACCCGACCGTACCGTCTACGCATACTCAACGGCTCCAATTCGCGTATCTACAAACTGGCGTGGAGCGACGGCCGCCCCATGACCGTGCTCGGTACCGACGGCGGCCTGCTGGGTGCGCCGCGTCAATACCCGTTCGTTACCCTGGCGCCGGCCCAACGTATCGATCTGTGGGTGGATTTGTCCGCCAACGAGCCCGGCGATGAATTGCACCTGCTCAGCGACAGCTACCAAGCCGGGATGATGGGTGACGGCATGGGCGACGGTTGCAAGAGAGGTAGTCGTAGGGGCGGCAGGATGGGAAACATGATGGGTGGCTCGGAACTGCCAGCCGGCGCCCGCTTCGACATACTCCCCCTGCGTGTAACGCGGCGCGAACGCGGCAACGAACGACTGCCCAAACGTCTCGCCGAGGATTTGCAGGCGCCGCCGGTCGAGCGCGACGCCCCGGTACGCCGGTTCAAACTGAGCATGGTGATGATGCGTGGCTTCGCCATCAACGGCCGCCAATTCGAAGGTGCCACCGTGGCCGACGACGAAATCGTGCACTTGGGAAGCACCGAGGTCTGGGAGTTTGTCAACGACTCCATGATGCCGCATCCCATGCACGTGCACGGGCTGCAGTTTGCGGTCGTCGGGCGAGAGCAAATCGGCGGCGGCCGGGGCTGGAGCGGTCTGGCGGCCGGACTGGTCGATTCCGGGCTACACGACACGGTACTCGTCCTCCCGGGCGAACGCGTACGCATCGCGTTGACCTTCGCCGACTTCGAGGGGCTTTATTTGTATCACTGCCACAACATGGAGCACGAGGACAACGGCATGATGCGGTATTACCGCGTGCGTGCCTGA
- the lspA gene encoding signal peptidase II, which yields MSTGSIGTLKSASPADKLRWLGLSLALLLVDQAAKYAASTYVDYGERRAVTEFFSWTHRHNTGAAFSFLADAGGWQRAFLIGVAVVISASLLGWLWRGVTSQGQAIALSAILGGALGNLTDRLLRGHVVDFLDFHYAQYHWPAFNLADVWITTGAALLMWAHAQYRE from the coding sequence GTGTCTACGGGGTCGATAGGCACGCTGAAAAGTGCTAGCCCGGCCGACAAACTGCGTTGGTTGGGGTTGTCTCTTGCGCTTCTGCTCGTAGATCAAGCAGCCAAGTACGCGGCCAGCACCTATGTTGACTATGGCGAGCGCAGAGCCGTCACAGAATTTTTTAGCTGGACACACCGTCACAATACGGGTGCCGCATTCAGCTTTCTGGCCGATGCCGGTGGGTGGCAGCGGGCATTCCTGATCGGTGTCGCCGTTGTTATATCAGCCTCGCTGCTGGGCTGGCTGTGGCGCGGGGTGACTTCGCAAGGTCAAGCGATCGCGCTCAGTGCGATTTTAGGCGGTGCGCTGGGTAACTTGACGGATCGCCTGCTACGCGGCCATGTCGTCGACTTTCTCGATTTCCATTACGCACAGTACCACTGGCCGGCATTCAACCTGGCCGATGTCTGGATCACAACCGGCGCTGCATTACTGATGTGGGCACATGCACAATACCGCGAGTGA
- a CDS encoding cation diffusion facilitator family transporter — MADCGCEFEAKDQAQQKALYWLLAINGVMFLAEFAIGLLGGSTALIADSLDNFADAAVYSAGLYAVGRAAQHKARAASIGGVVQILLALFAVGEVVRRTLMGSNPEPSYMVLMGVAALVANTACLLIIARHRQGDVHMRASWIFSANDVIANVGVIIGGALVYYFDTRYPDLIIGLVVGFIVLRGGVRILKDARQTRDELQASSPSEAL, encoded by the coding sequence ATGGCCGATTGCGGCTGTGAATTCGAGGCCAAAGACCAGGCTCAACAAAAGGCGCTCTACTGGCTGTTGGCGATCAACGGCGTCATGTTTCTGGCTGAATTCGCGATTGGTTTGCTGGGCGGCTCGACCGCACTGATCGCCGATTCACTCGACAACTTCGCCGATGCGGCGGTTTATTCTGCCGGGCTGTATGCGGTCGGACGCGCCGCTCAGCACAAGGCGCGCGCCGCTTCCATTGGCGGCGTCGTGCAAATATTGCTCGCGTTGTTCGCCGTGGGTGAGGTGGTTCGGCGAACCCTGATGGGCAGCAATCCCGAGCCCAGCTACATGGTGCTGATGGGCGTGGCTGCACTCGTCGCCAATACGGCCTGTTTGCTTATCATCGCACGCCACCGACAAGGCGATGTGCATATGCGCGCGAGCTGGATATTTTCGGCCAACGATGTGATCGCCAATGTCGGCGTCATCATCGGCGGCGCGCTTGTCTATTACTTCGACACGCGTTACCCCGATCTCATTATCGGTCTGGTCGTTGGTTTTATCGTCCTACGCGGCGGTGTCCGCATCCTGAAGGACGCGCGCCAAACGCGAGACGAACTTCAGGCATCATCGCCCTCAGAAGCACTTTGA
- a CDS encoding cation transporter: protein MSDCGCHVEASNEDERRILRIALALNATMFVVGITAGLIAQSMGLVADSLDMLADASAYAIGLVAMTRSARFKASAGQLSGSILLLLGLAVLAGVVWRAVMGSEPEGSWMIGIAFVSLAVNTIVLRLLGRFRQSEVHLRATWLFTRVDVIANVAVILSGVLVLVLNNAAPDLVIGTALGLYIIKEAIGIVREAREERKNTLGDQTAHQSPSQ from the coding sequence ATGAGCGATTGCGGCTGTCACGTCGAAGCGAGCAACGAGGACGAGCGCCGAATTCTACGGATCGCCCTGGCGCTCAACGCCACGATGTTCGTGGTCGGCATCACGGCCGGCCTTATCGCCCAGTCTATGGGGCTGGTCGCCGATTCGTTGGATATGCTGGCGGACGCCAGCGCCTATGCGATCGGCTTGGTCGCCATGACACGCAGTGCACGCTTCAAGGCCTCTGCGGGTCAATTGAGCGGGTCGATACTATTGCTGCTGGGTTTAGCCGTGCTGGCCGGCGTCGTATGGCGTGCGGTCATGGGCAGCGAACCCGAGGGCTCTTGGATGATCGGGATCGCTTTTGTGTCGCTCGCCGTCAACACCATCGTTCTCCGGTTGCTGGGGCGTTTTCGCCAGAGCGAGGTGCATCTGCGGGCGACCTGGCTATTCACCCGGGTCGATGTAATCGCCAATGTGGCGGTGATCCTGTCCGGCGTGCTGGTGCTGGTTCTGAACAATGCCGCGCCTGATCTGGTCATTGGCACCGCACTGGGTCTCTATATTATCAAGGAGGCGATCGGCATCGTGCGCGAGGCACGCGAGGAACGAAAAAATACGCTTGGCGACCAGACAGCGCATCAGTCTCCGTCGCAATAA